From one Salmo salar chromosome ssa09, Ssal_v3.1, whole genome shotgun sequence genomic stretch:
- the LOC106611678 gene encoding uncharacterized protein, with translation MHFEVLHIQRVLLLAAAVTSVQVPDPSFSLSNERTSIERTYELTKYLEHQLREIKDTYLSYLGPPFSDPDFSPPRPNSTALSLPSAATRLELWRGLENRARLAQNQRAYSVLLGAVRELARSTLCPYLQSSLLHFSTGLDGLLGSISGLMNTLGYALPPAGIEAQYPRRGKGGNGEATGRRPAPLMSQGLYKTGAGMGAGPRRHPLDDQRGAGTTRGVVRGQKEESTRREMTERKREREKDRGWGREGRRAEVTGAAVRSVGSRQEGRGERGRKGRKRHSEDWEGASEDREEEEDYNFNYHPQNKDRAREADAENRATEEEHYIIRESASLLSSSPSLHPQRRSPRSLFSPTLHPPLSLFYPFGTGTGEGHTLLSEPVPLSLRRGPPLLPPPPLSPLLSSSPLLAVRPVLNDFSRKVEGFWVLRELQSWLWRSAKDFNRLKKRLRV, from the exons tcctTCACATTCAGCGCGTCCTGCTATTGGCTGCAGCCGTGACATCGGTCCAGGTCCCAGACccctccttcagcctgtccaatGAGAGGACTTCGATTGAGAGGACGTATGAGCTGACCAAGTACCTGGAGCATCAGCTGAGAGAGATAAAGGACACCTAT tTATCCTACCTGGGCCCGCCGTTCAGTGACCCAGACTTCTCCCCTCCGCGGCCCAACAGCACAGCCCTGTCCTTACCCAGCGCGGCCACCCGTCTGGAGCTGTGGCGGGGCCTGGAGAACCGTGCCAGGCTGGCCCAGAACCAGAGGGCTTACTCTGTTCTGCTGGGGGCGGTGAGGGAGCTGGCCCGTTCCACCCTCTGCCCCTACCTCCAGAGCTCCCTGCTGCACTTTTCTACAGGCCTGGACGGTCTGCTAGGGTCTATATCAGGCCTCATGAACACACTGGGGTATGCCCTGCCTCCTGCTGGGATTGAAGCGCAGTACCCACGTAGGGGCAAAGGGGGCAATGGAGAGGCGACGGGACGCAGGCCAGCTCCACTTATGAGTCAGGGTCTCTATAAGACAGGTGCAGGGATGGGGGCGGGACCAAGGAGGCATCCCCTTGATGATCAGAGGGGTGCTGGGACCACCAGAGGGGTGGTGAGAGGACAAAAGGAGGAGAGCACCAGGAGAGAAAtgacggagagaaagagggagcgagagaaggatagagggtggggaagggaggggaggagagcggAGGTGACAGGGGCTGCGGTTAGGAGCGTGGGATCGAggcaggaggggagaggggagcgagggaggaaagggaggaagagACACTCAGAGGATTGGGAGGGGGCCAGTGAAgacagggaagaggaggaaga CTACAACTTCAACTACCACCCCCAGAACAAGGACCGAGCCAGAGAGGCGGATGCAGAAAACAGGGCGACAGAGGAGGAACATTACATCATCAGAGAGTctgcatccctcctctcctcctctccatccctacaTCCCCAGCGCCGATCCCCTCGCTCCTTAttctcccccaccctccacccccccctctccctcttctaccCGTTTGGCACGGGGACAGGGGAGGGACACACCCTGTTGTCAGAACCAGTGCCCCTGTCATTGAGGAGGGGTCCCCCCCTGCTGCCGCcccctcccctgtcccccctcctgtcctcctcccctctgcTGGCGGTGCGGCCGGTGCTCAACGACTTCTCCAGGAAGGTGGAGGGCTTCTGGGTACTGAGGGAGCTGCAGAGCTGGCTGTGGCGCTCCGCCAAGGACTTCAACCGCCTTAAGAAGAGACTTAGAGTCTGA